The following proteins are encoded in a genomic region of Dyadobacter sp. UC 10:
- a CDS encoding RagB/SusD family nutrient uptake outer membrane protein translates to MKLYNQTISKLLLCGAILLGPTSCSDFLDEQDPSNLQPDVFYTLPDHAEAAVAATYAEMRFYGESAGIFSANWQMLEAVTGTATTETGQNSDLNNLYSLIYDGNTGHIANFWNGLFRVIANANLAIDKIPGITFPAANEAQKTKLIGEARFLRAWAYFYVVRLWGDAPLITKAQTVESEDFFPSRAPQEEIYNLIVEDLTAAEAAGFADFNTSGRASKMAVKSLLSKVYLTMAGFPLSKGASHYKLAADKALEVINFSKANPSTLNLFPTYRELHQENLKNRVEHIFQIQYNTVVAGFPLNDFFPNFKAVTYAGPSGTGSTVPTRSFYDSYETGDLRTKDQEGWFYTTYFTNGTGAKFDLGQPYVFKYFNIAALGGPGITPTRLNNLNVNLIRYAEVLLTYAEAQNELSGPNLEAYEAYKRIRDRAQLKTPAMGTFTKASFKEAVWRERWYEFAYEGITWFDMVRLRKVFNEETKGFDNFVGHRNLNVSGGAPLLEKHLLFPIPIQEMRNSPNLKPQNPGYN, encoded by the coding sequence ATGAAACTATATAATCAAACCATTTCCAAGCTTTTGCTCTGTGGGGCAATTCTCCTGGGCCCGACCAGCTGCTCCGACTTTCTCGACGAGCAGGACCCATCAAACCTTCAACCGGATGTATTCTATACACTTCCCGATCACGCGGAAGCTGCGGTTGCTGCTACTTATGCAGAAATGCGTTTCTACGGTGAAAGCGCGGGTATTTTCTCGGCTAACTGGCAGATGCTGGAAGCAGTTACAGGAACGGCTACTACCGAAACAGGCCAGAATTCAGATTTGAACAACTTGTACTCGCTGATTTACGATGGTAATACAGGTCACATCGCCAACTTCTGGAACGGGCTTTTCCGCGTAATCGCAAATGCCAACCTGGCTATCGACAAGATCCCCGGCATTACTTTTCCTGCTGCCAACGAAGCGCAGAAAACAAAGCTGATCGGAGAAGCCAGATTCCTTCGCGCCTGGGCTTACTTTTATGTGGTAAGACTTTGGGGCGATGCACCGCTGATCACCAAGGCGCAAACGGTTGAGTCGGAAGATTTCTTCCCTTCGAGAGCACCTCAGGAGGAGATCTACAACCTGATCGTGGAAGACCTCACAGCTGCTGAAGCGGCCGGCTTTGCTGATTTCAATACAAGCGGACGGGCTTCTAAAATGGCGGTTAAGTCGCTTTTGTCGAAAGTGTACCTTACTATGGCGGGCTTCCCGTTGAGCAAAGGCGCTTCTCACTACAAGCTGGCTGCGGACAAGGCCCTTGAAGTGATCAACTTCTCGAAAGCAAACCCTTCTACCCTGAACCTGTTTCCTACTTACAGGGAATTGCATCAGGAAAATTTAAAAAACAGGGTTGAGCACATTTTTCAGATCCAGTACAACACAGTAGTTGCCGGTTTCCCGTTGAACGATTTCTTCCCGAACTTCAAAGCCGTAACCTATGCTGGCCCAAGCGGAACCGGAAGTACCGTACCTACGCGTTCGTTCTACGATTCTTACGAAACAGGCGACCTTCGCACAAAAGACCAGGAAGGATGGTTTTATACGACCTACTTTACCAATGGAACAGGTGCGAAATTTGACCTTGGACAACCTTATGTTTTCAAATACTTCAACATTGCAGCACTGGGTGGCCCGGGTATTACACCAACAAGGCTTAATAACCTGAATGTAAACCTGATCCGTTACGCAGAAGTATTGCTAACCTACGCAGAAGCACAAAATGAACTAAGCGGCCCGAATTTGGAAGCTTACGAAGCTTACAAACGTATCCGCGACCGTGCACAGCTGAAAACGCCTGCTATGGGAACATTCACAAAAGCTTCTTTCAAAGAAGCAGTTTGGCGTGAGCGCTGGTATGAATTCGCTTACGAGGGAATTACCTGGTTTGATATGGTACGTCTGCGCAAAGTGTTCAACGAAGAAACTAAGGGTTTTGATAACTTCGTAGGTCACCGTAACCTGAATGTAAGTGGTGGTGCTCCTTTGTTGGAAAAGCACTTGTTATTCCCTATACCCATTCAGGAAATGAGAAATAGCCCTAACCTGAAACCTCAGAATCCGGGTTACAATTAA
- the gltX gene encoding glutamate--tRNA ligase — protein MNNQPVRVRFAPSPTGPLHAGGVRTALYNYLFARQQGGQMLLRIEDTDQNRFVPGAEDYILEALSWLGIEIDEGPQQGGPHAPYKQSERKEIYREYAERLVLEGKAYYAFDTPEQLDEMRKRLEAAKVAAAQYNAITRMEMTNSLTLTVGETKARIESGDPYVIRMKISPKEEIRFNDLVRGWVVVHSSQIDDKVLLKSDGMPTYHLANIVDDHLMGITHVIRGEEWLPSAPLHVLLYRYLGWESTMPQFAHLPLLLKPDGNGKLSKRDADLGGFPIFPLEWTDPNTGDKAKGFREEGYLPDATANFLALLGWNAGTEQEIFSMEELIRSFSLERVHKAGARFDIQKANWFNQQYLKQQSDDVIISELRALYLAKGLAVTDSQLSQIVLLLKDRVHFVKEIVSESLFLFIAPEAYDPEVVLKKWNEEAVNAISGLKTALAEYPGDFTAHEIKEVIAATMESMGIKMGKVMQALRLAVTGAGAGPDLMIIMEILGKNEVIKRLDDALNRLSAQIRLA, from the coding sequence ATGAACAACCAACCCGTTCGAGTAAGATTTGCCCCCAGCCCGACTGGACCGCTGCATGCAGGCGGAGTCCGTACTGCCTTGTATAATTATCTCTTTGCCAGGCAGCAGGGAGGGCAGATGTTGCTCCGTATTGAAGATACCGATCAGAACCGCTTTGTGCCAGGAGCCGAGGACTATATATTGGAGGCACTTTCCTGGCTGGGTATCGAAATAGATGAAGGCCCGCAGCAGGGCGGCCCGCATGCGCCGTATAAACAATCAGAAAGGAAAGAAATATACCGCGAATATGCTGAAAGGCTGGTACTGGAAGGGAAAGCCTACTATGCATTCGATACCCCCGAGCAGCTCGACGAAATGCGAAAGCGGCTCGAAGCAGCGAAAGTAGCCGCGGCGCAATACAATGCGATTACCCGCATGGAAATGACGAATTCACTCACTTTGACAGTAGGTGAAACAAAAGCGCGCATCGAAAGCGGTGATCCTTATGTGATCCGGATGAAGATCAGCCCGAAAGAAGAGATTCGGTTCAATGACCTCGTGCGCGGCTGGGTGGTCGTGCATTCTTCGCAGATCGACGATAAGGTTTTGTTGAAGTCGGACGGAATGCCGACTTACCATTTGGCCAATATCGTCGATGATCATTTAATGGGAATTACCCACGTGATCCGCGGCGAAGAGTGGCTTCCTTCAGCTCCGTTGCACGTTCTTTTATACAGATATTTAGGTTGGGAAAGCACGATGCCCCAGTTTGCGCATTTGCCGCTCCTACTCAAACCCGACGGAAACGGAAAGCTTTCAAAACGCGACGCCGACCTGGGCGGCTTCCCGATATTTCCTTTGGAATGGACGGACCCGAATACCGGTGACAAAGCAAAGGGTTTCCGTGAAGAAGGTTATCTGCCCGACGCAACTGCAAATTTCCTCGCATTACTGGGCTGGAATGCGGGTACGGAACAGGAAATATTCAGTATGGAAGAACTGATCCGGTCATTTAGCCTGGAAAGGGTGCACAAGGCGGGAGCCAGGTTCGATATTCAGAAAGCGAACTGGTTTAACCAGCAATATTTGAAACAACAAAGTGACGATGTCATTATCTCAGAGCTGAGAGCATTATATCTGGCAAAAGGCCTGGCAGTGACAGATAGCCAGCTTTCGCAAATTGTGCTTTTGCTGAAAGACCGCGTGCATTTCGTGAAAGAGATTGTTAGTGAATCCCTGTTCCTGTTCATAGCACCCGAGGCCTACGATCCGGAAGTTGTTTTGAAAAAATGGAATGAGGAAGCAGTTAATGCAATTTCAGGATTGAAAACTGCATTGGCTGAATATCCCGGTGATTTCACTGCCCACGAAATCAAAGAAGTGATTGCGGCGACCATGGAATCTATGGGAATTAAAATGGGTAAGGTAATGCAGGCATTGCGCCTCGCAGTGACCGGCGCAGGAGCCGGCCCCGACCTGATGATCATCATGGAAATTTTGGGAAAAAATGAAGTGATAAAACGCCTCGACGATGCTTTGAACCGCTTGTCAGCGCAAATCAGGCTGGCATAG
- a CDS encoding TIGR00266 family protein, giving the protein MISHEIDYKIIGDDIQVVEIELDPNETVIAEAGAMLFMEDGIQFETKMGDGSEANQSIMGKIFQAGTRLLTGESLFMTHFTNRGVGKKKVAFAAPYPGTVMPIDLSKIYGNELIVQKDGFLCAAMGTSMKIHFNQRFGSGLFGGEGFILQKVKGDGMAFVHAGGVVMERQLNNETLRVDTGCVVAFEQSLSFDIQRSGGLKSMVFGGEGMFLATLRGTGRCWIQSMPISKLIQRLSTAGPNARKESGSVIGGLGNLFE; this is encoded by the coding sequence ATGATCTCACACGAAATTGACTACAAAATCATCGGCGATGATATCCAGGTCGTTGAAATCGAGCTGGACCCGAATGAAACCGTGATTGCGGAAGCAGGCGCGATGCTTTTTATGGAAGACGGTATTCAGTTCGAAACCAAAATGGGCGACGGTTCAGAAGCTAATCAGAGCATTATGGGCAAGATATTCCAGGCCGGAACCCGTTTGCTGACTGGCGAATCACTGTTTATGACGCACTTTACCAACCGCGGGGTAGGGAAGAAAAAAGTAGCTTTTGCTGCGCCGTATCCAGGCACCGTCATGCCAATCGACCTTTCCAAGATCTACGGGAATGAGCTGATCGTGCAAAAAGACGGGTTTCTTTGCGCAGCCATGGGTACAAGTATGAAAATCCACTTCAACCAGCGTTTCGGATCTGGCCTGTTTGGAGGGGAGGGTTTTATACTGCAAAAAGTAAAAGGAGACGGAATGGCATTCGTTCACGCGGGGGGCGTGGTAATGGAGCGTCAACTGAACAATGAAACCTTGCGTGTAGATACGGGCTGCGTAGTGGCATTTGAGCAGTCACTGAGCTTTGATATACAGCGTTCGGGCGGGTTAAAATCGATGGTATTTGGCGGTGAAGGAATGTTTCTGGCTACTTTGAGAGGAACCGGCCGCTGCTGGATCCAGTCCATGCCGATTTCGAAGCTGATTCAAAGGCTATCCACTGCAGGACCAAACGCAAGAAAAGAAAGCGGCTCTGTCATAGGCGGACTAGGAAACCTGTTTGAATAG
- a CDS encoding T9SS type A sorting domain-containing protein gives MKNWKFTVWLFLFLAFHASHAQLRIFSPVNNQVMQRDPAGFAHIPVTAYTYFPYANIKAILTPTEGNIYPGNEINISQDQVAQGFLHFNFQAESGWYQLKLIGETEAGLVDSTIVPRIGVGEVFMVAGNSNAMGLPGLGAKDASQNVISFNRINKVLNTENITVAPDQPTPAPAFDVLLKDNFVFPTGETSWYWGELGDMLATRWNCPVLFFNAAWAAANSENYRDAATGKDAYNLYVGKFWPNRQPYSNIVNTLKYLTALTGVRAVLWSHGENDAQLGFTETNYFNHIQTLIRNSRIDAGYNVPWVLARNSVSNLLPNPYLPVLNAQNRLTEIVSFNVFKGPYLDTVQIPRPFSGHFESLPGGIAGLTHAAEAWNRSLADSLVQQLAPVLPKYSIHTGVVPSIAFPGAAFTVAYAFDENVAPNQTIQAELLDNAGNFIDTLVKDNSNPAAVKLPVNLQNGYYRIRLTGTGPTLPGSVSDSFYVDKSYQKVDFVNKLSVRPVGSELYISWLLAPDPQLGKLVLQKTTDGIHYSDLQTYEAASNQSQVFGYRDIDQSSEANFYRLKMLHQNGTEAFSRVVTYFRNGGPPDFTVFPNPVSGREFYLKTDENAGTYSLFDLAGKEHPIHSSDREVIGLITVKPVYKLPAGIYILKVTSANGIDSRRVLVK, from the coding sequence ATGAAAAATTGGAAGTTTACGGTCTGGCTTTTTCTTTTCCTCGCATTTCATGCTTCTCATGCCCAATTGCGCATTTTTTCGCCAGTCAACAACCAGGTAATGCAGCGCGACCCGGCTGGCTTCGCGCATATTCCGGTTACTGCCTATACTTATTTTCCATATGCCAATATCAAAGCAATACTGACTCCCACGGAAGGGAATATCTACCCTGGCAATGAAATTAACATATCGCAGGACCAGGTTGCTCAGGGATTCCTACATTTTAATTTTCAGGCTGAAAGCGGCTGGTACCAGCTCAAACTGATCGGTGAGACAGAGGCAGGGCTCGTCGATTCCACTATTGTCCCTCGGATTGGTGTGGGTGAAGTTTTTATGGTAGCCGGGAACTCCAACGCAATGGGCCTGCCCGGTCTGGGCGCAAAGGATGCCTCTCAAAATGTGATCTCTTTTAACCGAATCAACAAAGTTCTCAATACCGAAAATATCACGGTCGCTCCCGATCAGCCCACACCCGCTCCTGCATTCGACGTACTTCTAAAAGATAACTTTGTATTTCCCACTGGCGAAACTTCATGGTACTGGGGAGAATTGGGTGACATGCTCGCGACCAGGTGGAATTGCCCGGTCCTGTTTTTCAATGCAGCCTGGGCGGCCGCAAATTCTGAAAATTACCGCGATGCGGCGACGGGAAAAGATGCCTATAATCTGTATGTAGGTAAATTCTGGCCAAACCGCCAGCCTTACAGCAACATCGTCAATACACTTAAATACCTGACCGCTTTAACCGGTGTCAGGGCTGTACTCTGGTCGCATGGAGAGAATGATGCGCAGCTGGGTTTTACTGAAACTAACTATTTTAATCATATCCAAACCCTGATCAGGAATAGCCGGATTGACGCCGGATATAATGTTCCCTGGGTTTTGGCGCGGAATTCGGTCAGTAATCTCCTTCCAAATCCCTATTTACCAGTGCTCAATGCACAAAACAGATTGACTGAAATTGTAAGCTTTAACGTATTTAAAGGCCCCTATCTGGATACTGTTCAAATTCCCCGGCCTTTTTCCGGGCACTTTGAAAGTTTGCCCGGAGGTATAGCCGGACTAACCCACGCCGCCGAAGCCTGGAACCGCAGTCTGGCCGATTCGCTGGTGCAACAGCTTGCCCCGGTACTTCCGAAATATAGCATTCATACCGGCGTCGTTCCTTCGATCGCATTTCCCGGCGCTGCGTTCACTGTGGCATATGCGTTTGACGAAAATGTTGCTCCAAACCAAACTATACAGGCCGAACTGCTGGACAATGCCGGAAATTTTATAGATACCTTGGTAAAAGATAACAGCAACCCGGCTGCGGTTAAGCTGCCAGTCAATCTCCAAAACGGCTATTATCGCATCAGATTGACAGGAACCGGCCCTACTCTGCCAGGAAGTGTTTCCGATTCCTTTTATGTAGATAAGAGTTATCAGAAGGTCGATTTTGTAAATAAACTCTCAGTCCGGCCTGTCGGTAGTGAGCTATACATTTCCTGGCTGCTGGCACCCGATCCGCAGCTCGGCAAGCTCGTTTTACAAAAAACCACTGACGGCATACATTACAGTGATTTGCAGACCTACGAAGCTGCCTCTAACCAGTCGCAGGTTTTCGGATACCGGGACATTGATCAGAGTTCCGAAGCCAATTTTTATCGGTTAAAAATGCTTCATCAAAATGGGACAGAAGCATTTTCGCGCGTGGTAACTTATTTTCGAAACGGCGGCCCGCCCGATTTTACTGTGTTTCCAAATCCAGTGAGCGGCCGTGAGTTTTATCTGAAAACGGATGAAAATGCCGGGACTTACAGCTTGTTCGACCTGGCAGGCAAGGAGCATCCAATTCATTCGTCGGACAGGGAAGTGATTGGTTTGATAACCGTTAAACCAGTATATAAACTTCCAGCCGGCATCTACATTTTGAAGGTCACTTCCGCAAATGGGATAGATTCCCGCAGGGTTTTAGTGAAATAA
- a CDS encoding acyl-CoA thioesterase → MLKPKQPHQSEVTMTEMVLPNDTNTLNNLMGGRLLHWMDICAAISAQKHSNRIVVTASVDNVSFTEPIRLGNIVTMRAKVTRAFNSSMEVFLEVWAEDIPAGERVSTNRAFYTFVAVDQNGRPIEVPPLEPETDEEKELFLSALRRRQLRLVLAGRLKPGDATELKALFQVD, encoded by the coding sequence ATGTTGAAACCTAAGCAACCGCACCAATCGGAAGTGACGATGACCGAAATGGTCCTCCCCAATGATACCAATACATTAAATAACCTCATGGGCGGGCGGCTGCTGCACTGGATGGATATCTGCGCAGCGATTTCAGCTCAAAAGCATTCAAACCGCATTGTAGTGACCGCGTCTGTCGATAACGTCTCTTTCACCGAACCGATTCGCCTGGGCAATATCGTGACAATGCGCGCAAAAGTTACCCGTGCATTCAACTCTTCAATGGAGGTGTTTCTCGAAGTGTGGGCGGAGGATATTCCAGCGGGAGAGCGGGTAAGTACCAACCGTGCTTTTTATACGTTCGTAGCCGTGGACCAAAATGGCCGGCCTATCGAAGTACCTCCCCTGGAACCGGAAACGGACGAGGAGAAAGAGCTGTTCCTGAGCGCACTTCGCCGGCGCCAGCTCCGGTTGGTACTGGCAGGCAGACTGAAGCCTGGGGACGCAACCGAGCTCAAAGCGCTTTTTCAGGTGGATTAA
- a CDS encoding Rid family detoxifying hydrolase, translating to MPKEIIFSDKAPAPIGPYSQAVKINGTLYVSGQIAAELAKSGDIKAETGVVMQNIGHILGAAKLGFQNVVKASIFLKDMNDFAAVNEIYGSFFTKEPPARETVQVARLPKDVNVEISVVAVEG from the coding sequence ATGCCCAAAGAAATTATATTCTCAGATAAAGCCCCGGCTCCGATTGGTCCATACAGTCAGGCAGTCAAGATAAATGGTACACTTTACGTTTCCGGACAGATCGCCGCTGAACTGGCTAAGTCCGGGGATATTAAGGCAGAAACGGGCGTGGTGATGCAAAATATCGGACATATTCTCGGCGCGGCGAAACTGGGTTTTCAAAATGTGGTGAAGGCGAGCATATTTCTAAAGGATATGAATGATTTTGCAGCTGTGAATGAAATCTACGGCAGTTTTTTCACCAAAGAACCACCCGCCCGCGAAACCGTACAGGTAGCCCGGCTGCCGAAAGATGTGAATGTTGAGATCTCGGTAGTTGCGGTGGAGGGGTAA
- a CDS encoding SusC/RagA family TonB-linked outer membrane protein yields MKNTDTNQWMLRMRGFRNSLVLLPALSCSVAAFAGVAADAGASTMIRIDKTIKGKITDKENGEGLPGVNVVVKGTSTGTTTDGTGNFTLQVPDNGGTLVFSFVGYVGQEVEIGNRTTIDLAMESDSKALSEVVVIGYGTAKKSDLTGSVGSVKEEQLKERPAPSLNQALQGKISGVQVNVNSGRPGGRSNVRIRGFSSINSSNNPLYVVDGVMLPQGNQNQQSQAIDFINPNDIVSVEVLKDASSTAIYGARGANGVIMITTRKGKSGEGVITYGLDLSVPTNGPKRAKVLNAREYMAVEDLSYKNMEKFDPAGWAAGKYKTHNPKVRRAQLHAAHPDIFQMSADSIFTPNYDTDWFEEATQHRVSQNHQLGFSGGNNKTTYSLSLNYRDDQGLIKTSYLKRYATRFSIDDQVKKWLRIGGTLSYNNQAENLVDINDAVPRQMVEDFPFLPVKYPDGTYANNRDYPGAEGAFSSVHRLYGRKFNLNTQTTLGSLYGNVTLAKGLEFRSVLGINIIGQEVNQSQTRSLTPNELGTARKETRKETFWSWENLLTYNKTFGIHSLNVLAGISWQETNVATTGVGAQNFSTDYFGFDNIGAGSTLPSNSPYVSGAQRFAFNSYFGRVNYTLLEKYLFTVTGRADGSSKFGDNHKFAFFPSAAFAWKVSDEEFLKGNTLISSLKLRTSYGLTGNSEIPPYSSLPLLRSNYATVYSDTRISGTGINRLANKDLRWEKTAQTDAGLEISFLKGRISFEADYYYRKTTDMLLDAPVPRTSGYATIRKNIGSMENKGFEFALNTVNIENANFSWNTNFNISFNRNKVLSLATPSDIFGVGGPSITNQTSIIRIGEPVGAFWGLKRLGTWSEAERDEAAKFTSYRANLKMLPGDVKYLDVNGDNAITDADRMIIGNGSPKGWGTLSNSVRFGNFDMTLDLQFSYGNDLMDMNLHASEDRQSLANSYATVLDAWTPENQNTMVAQIRDTKAGYVTNVDTRWIFDGSFLRGRNLLFGYNFPSEIASKMKMSRLRVYVSAQNFFLLSKYPHGDPEQTPIRGGDADNVFSQGMIWHSYPRPTTYMGGIQVSF; encoded by the coding sequence ATGAAAAATACCGATACAAACCAATGGATGCTCCGTATGCGGGGCTTTCGAAATTCATTAGTACTCCTGCCCGCGCTTTCATGTTCTGTGGCAGCCTTTGCAGGAGTAGCTGCTGACGCCGGGGCGTCTACGATGATCAGAATTGATAAAACCATCAAAGGAAAGATAACCGATAAAGAAAATGGCGAAGGTCTTCCAGGTGTGAACGTAGTGGTAAAAGGTACCAGCACGGGTACCACAACCGACGGAACCGGAAACTTCACCCTTCAGGTGCCTGATAATGGCGGTACGCTGGTCTTCAGCTTTGTAGGATATGTTGGTCAGGAAGTCGAGATAGGCAACCGCACAACCATCGACCTGGCGATGGAATCAGATTCAAAAGCTTTGAGCGAGGTAGTCGTGATCGGGTACGGTACCGCCAAGAAGTCTGATTTGACGGGCTCTGTGGGTTCCGTTAAAGAAGAGCAGCTGAAAGAAAGACCTGCTCCTTCATTGAACCAGGCTTTACAGGGGAAGATCTCCGGTGTACAGGTGAATGTTAACTCGGGTCGCCCAGGTGGTCGTTCCAATGTCCGTATCCGGGGTTTCAGCTCTATTAACTCTTCCAACAACCCATTATATGTGGTGGATGGAGTAATGCTGCCGCAAGGTAACCAGAATCAGCAAAGCCAGGCGATCGACTTCATTAACCCGAATGACATCGTATCTGTTGAGGTTCTTAAGGATGCATCTTCTACCGCGATTTATGGAGCGAGAGGTGCAAACGGGGTTATTATGATCACCACCAGAAAAGGTAAGTCCGGCGAAGGTGTTATCACTTACGGCCTGGATCTGAGTGTGCCTACTAACGGGCCAAAAAGAGCGAAGGTACTGAACGCCAGAGAATACATGGCGGTTGAAGACCTGTCCTACAAAAACATGGAGAAGTTTGACCCGGCAGGTTGGGCGGCAGGAAAATACAAAACGCACAATCCGAAAGTACGCCGTGCACAGCTGCACGCGGCTCACCCGGACATTTTCCAAATGAGCGCGGATAGTATTTTTACCCCTAATTATGATACTGACTGGTTCGAGGAAGCGACACAACACCGTGTTTCTCAAAACCACCAGCTTGGTTTCAGCGGCGGTAACAATAAAACTACCTACTCCCTGTCGCTTAACTACCGCGACGACCAGGGCCTTATCAAAACTTCTTACCTGAAACGTTATGCAACCCGTTTCAGCATTGATGACCAGGTTAAAAAATGGTTACGTATCGGTGGTACTTTGAGCTACAACAACCAGGCCGAAAACCTTGTCGATATCAACGATGCAGTTCCCCGCCAGATGGTAGAGGATTTTCCTTTCCTTCCTGTGAAATATCCTGACGGAACCTATGCCAACAACCGTGACTATCCCGGTGCAGAAGGCGCTTTTAGCTCAGTACACCGTTTATACGGACGTAAATTCAACCTCAATACCCAGACTACGCTCGGTAGCCTTTATGGAAACGTGACTCTGGCAAAAGGCCTTGAATTCCGCTCTGTACTCGGTATTAATATCATTGGGCAGGAAGTGAACCAGTCTCAAACCCGCTCATTGACTCCCAACGAGCTTGGAACAGCCAGAAAAGAAACAAGAAAAGAGACTTTCTGGTCGTGGGAAAATTTGCTTACTTATAACAAAACGTTTGGAATACATTCCCTTAACGTACTTGCCGGTATTTCATGGCAGGAAACTAACGTCGCAACTACAGGCGTAGGAGCGCAAAATTTCTCGACTGACTACTTTGGCTTTGATAACATCGGGGCAGGTTCTACACTACCATCGAACAGCCCTTACGTTTCAGGTGCGCAACGTTTTGCATTTAACTCTTATTTCGGTCGTGTGAATTATACCTTGCTGGAAAAATATCTTTTCACAGTAACAGGTCGTGCTGATGGTTCTTCCAAGTTCGGGGATAACCACAAATTCGCATTCTTCCCCTCGGCTGCATTTGCATGGAAAGTATCTGACGAAGAATTCCTGAAAGGCAATACATTGATTTCCAGTCTGAAACTGCGTACTAGCTATGGTCTGACAGGTAACTCTGAAATTCCTCCATACTCCTCGCTGCCATTGCTGAGATCCAACTATGCCACTGTTTACAGCGACACACGTATCAGCGGAACGGGTATCAACAGGTTGGCTAACAAAGATTTGAGATGGGAAAAAACCGCGCAAACTGACGCTGGTCTGGAAATCAGCTTCCTGAAAGGAAGAATCTCGTTTGAAGCTGACTACTACTACCGCAAAACAACCGATATGCTTCTGGATGCACCCGTTCCACGTACAAGTGGTTACGCTACGATCAGAAAGAACATCGGCTCGATGGAGAACAAAGGATTTGAGTTTGCTTTGAATACAGTGAACATTGAGAACGCAAACTTCTCATGGAACACCAACTTCAATATCTCTTTCAACAGAAACAAAGTATTGTCGCTGGCAACACCATCGGATATTTTCGGAGTGGGCGGTCCTTCTATTACCAACCAAACCAGCATTATCCGTATCGGAGAGCCTGTGGGCGCATTCTGGGGACTCAAACGCCTTGGAACATGGAGCGAAGCTGAAAGAGATGAGGCTGCGAAATTCACCAGCTACCGTGCAAACCTGAAAATGCTTCCTGGCGACGTGAAGTACCTGGACGTGAATGGTGACAATGCGATCACCGACGCAGACCGTATGATCATCGGGAACGGTAGCCCAAAAGGCTGGGGAACACTTTCGAACTCGGTTCGTTTCGGAAACTTCGATATGACGCTGGACCTGCAATTCTCGTACGGGAACGACCTGATGGACATGAACCTGCACGCCAGCGAAGACCGTCAATCGCTTGCTAACAGTTATGCAACTGTATTGGACGCATGGACGCCGGAAAATCAGAATACAATGGTGGCCCAGATCCGTGATACCAAAGCAGGTTATGTTACAAACGTAGATACCCGCTGGATCTTCGACGGTTCATTCCTGCGTGGCCGCAACCTGTTGTTCGGTTACAACTTCCCGTCTGAAATCGCCAGCAAGATGAAGATGAGCAGACTGAGAGTATACGTTTCGGCTCAGAACTTCTTCCTGCTAAGCAAATACCCGCATGGTGACCCTGAGCAGACACCTATCCGCGGAGGCGATGCCGACAACGTATTTTCGCAAGGTATGATCTGGCACAGCTATCCTCGGCCAACCACTTACATGGGCGGTATACAGGTATCATTCTAA
- a CDS encoding outer membrane beta-barrel protein — protein MHRKLILFLLLLLLGVQNSQAQGRSKFGGRHVDPFGVLSITAGAGVAYYMGDLSDGINMKHLGLGPSVSIGALYRLTEHISARGELRFYQVSADQQYSKNFQNNLSFKTFNPDINLGIKADLFSFNRHAPVNPYLIGGIGFTLLNPKAEIDGGWQSLAPLTTEGVKYNRLPLVFTAGIGVSFKTSEKLSLGVELCNNFMNSDYLDDVSTVYPNPDQLPGDLARRLSDRAPEIGEPARQPGFSRGSAESKDSYLFLQVKASYLIGNRMQARERKKTRCPKF, from the coding sequence ATGCATAGGAAACTAATACTTTTTTTACTTCTGTTACTCTTGGGCGTCCAGAATAGCCAGGCACAAGGCCGATCGAAATTCGGCGGCCGGCATGTAGATCCTTTCGGCGTTCTAAGTATTACGGCAGGAGCGGGAGTAGCCTATTACATGGGCGACCTTTCCGACGGGATCAATATGAAGCACCTGGGGTTGGGCCCGTCGGTTTCGATAGGGGCATTGTACAGGCTTACAGAGCATATAAGCGCCAGGGGAGAATTGAGGTTTTACCAGGTTTCCGCTGATCAGCAGTATTCCAAAAATTTTCAAAACAACCTGTCATTCAAAACATTCAACCCGGATATCAACCTGGGTATCAAAGCCGATCTGTTTTCATTCAATCGCCATGCGCCTGTAAACCCATACCTGATCGGAGGTATTGGTTTCACGCTTTTGAACCCTAAAGCAGAAATTGACGGAGGGTGGCAAAGCCTTGCCCCACTCACTACGGAAGGTGTCAAATACAACCGGCTTCCGCTTGTTTTTACCGCAGGAATTGGCGTTTCATTCAAAACCTCGGAAAAGTTGAGCCTGGGCGTCGAGCTTTGCAATAATTTTATGAATTCAGATTACCTGGACGATGTAAGCACCGTTTACCCGAATCCCGACCAGCTGCCGGGCGATCTTGCGAGACGCCTCTCCGACCGCGCCCCGGAAATAGGGGAACCGGCCCGTCAGCCGGGATTCAGCCGGGGAAGCGCAGAAAGTAAGGATAGTTATCTGTTCCTGCAGGTAAAGGCAAGCTATTTGATCGGAAACCGCATGCAGGCGCGGGAAAGGAAGAAAACGCGCTGTCCTAAATTTTAG